A region of the bacterium genome:
GCGCCGAGGCTCGGCCACGAAGCGTGGGCCAGTGCGTCGAGCAGCGGGATGCCCCGGCCGGACGCGGCGGCGACAATCAGGGACGGTACCGGCGGCACGAGACTGGCCCACACCACCAACGGAAAGATCGGCGCGCCTGCCGCCCGCTTCACTAGCACGTTGCCGGCCGCCCAACTGAGCGCGCCGCCGAGTCCCAGCGCGAGTCCTGCTGTCGTGAAGTCCGACCCGACCGTCGAGGCGATCAGCGCGAGCCCCGCGAACGCGACGGTCATGCCCGTCCACTGCCGCGGGCTCGGCATCTCCCGCAGAAAGGCCGCAGCGAGCAGAACCGTGAAGAACGCCTGCGTTTGCTGCGTGACGGACGCGAGCCCGGGGGGCAGTCCGCGGGTGTAGGCGTAGAACAGCAGCAAGAATTGCCCGGTGAACAGCGTGAGGCCAATGAGGACGATTGACCGCCACGGCAGCCCGGGCCGCGCGATCGCCACCACCGGAATGCAGGCGATCAGAAACCGGACAGCCGTCAACTCCGGCGCGGAAAAACTGCGCAGAGCGAACTTGACGGCCACGAAAGCGAGGCCCCAGATGATCGAGGTCAGCGACGCCAGCGCCGCGTCGCGGCCGCTCATACCGCTACCCGCGCGCTGGATAAGACAGAAGAGGCGGTCTGCAAATCACGGACAACGCCAAGGGAGCCAAGTTCTCGAGCGCCCACCAACCTTGTCGCCACCGAGCCACCCTTACCCAAGGTACTATAGGCGCTGCCGGGCGCCGGGGCGGTCTTTCAAGAGCGCCACGCGCGCTCTGCGACTCTGCTTGGTCTATTCGGGGACGAACACCGCCTCAAATCCATCCCGTCGCAGTCGGTTGACCAGCCGCTCCGCCGCGACCTGGTCAAAAACGCCGTCGATCCAAACTCGATGCGGCGGCCCGCTCCGCACTTCGACAAGCGTGACGGAATAATCGTGAGCGCGCAACTGGCGCATCAGATCTTGCGCGTATTCGAGCACGTTGAACGCACCGACTTGTACACGATAGCCGGCCGGCCGCTCCGCCAGCACTATTGTGCCGCGGGCCTCACCGATCTTCTGGGCAGCGGGTGTGGCCTGCCGCGGTACCGTCGGACGGGCCGGTTCAGATGAGGCGGCCGCGGGCGTGTGTGCGGCTCCGGGTAAGGGGCTCGGCGGGGCAACGGCGATCCGCGACGGCGCGGCCGTGTGCACCTGCGCGGGCGCCGGCAGCGGGAGCACCTCGACGGGGTGCGGCCAAATGATGCTTATGAGGTACGCCAGCGCCACGCCACCGCCGAACCCAAGCAGGATGGCGGCGGCGAGGCGGACGCGGCTCTTCGGTGCACCCCGCGGAGGGGCTAACTGGCCGGGCTGCGCCTCCTCCTGGGCCAGCGATACTTTGCGGAGCTCGACTAAGAGCTGGAGCATTGCGTCTTCGTGTTTTGCGGTTCCTTTGGGTTCAGTCATTTGGGAAACCAGGCTCCCCGGATGCGTCGCGCCGCACCAGCCGAATCGCGGTGGATATTCCAATGAGCCTCGCGATCTCCTCTGCCGCGCCTCGACGCTGCGGTGCGCTGATC
Encoded here:
- a CDS encoding EamA family transporter translates to MSGRDAALASLTSIIWGLAFVAVKFALRSFSAPELTAVRFLIACIPVVAIARPGLPWRSIVLIGLTLFTGQFLLLFYAYTRGLPPGLASVTQQTQAFFTVLLAAAFLREMPSPRQWTGMTVAFAGLALIASTVGSDFTTAGLALGLGGALSWAAGNVLVKRAAGAPIFPLVVWASLVPPVPSLIVAAASGRGIPLLDALAHASWPSLGAALYLGLVATLLAYAIWGDLLQRYPAAVVAPFALLAPCTGIVASAVILGEVFGPARYAGMALILAGLAIVVRTPAARTGSAPIGPRMRTT
- a CDS encoding SPOR domain-containing protein, whose amino-acid sequence is MTEPKGTAKHEDAMLQLLVELRKVSLAQEEAQPGQLAPPRGAPKSRVRLAAAILLGFGGGVALAYLISIIWPHPVEVLPLPAPAQVHTAAPSRIAVAPPSPLPGAAHTPAAASSEPARPTVPRQATPAAQKIGEARGTIVLAERPAGYRVQVGAFNVLEYAQDLMRQLRAHDYSVTLVEVRSGPPHRVWIDGVFDQVAAERLVNRLRRDGFEAVFVPE